GAAAGTGGCGATGACGCTGACCGGCGCGAAATCTATCCGTGAAATCAGTAAAGCGTCCCTGGTACAAGCGCAGAGCGAGATCCCTGCCGCGCTGGCACCGCTGACGCACGGCGACGCGGCGTAAGAAAAAATCCTCTCGCCGCCCTGGGCGAGAGTGCTATTCTGCCCCCGCTATTAAGGGGGCTGCATGCTTAACATTGTTTTATTTGAACCAGAGATCCCACCCAATACCGGGAATATTATTCGCCTGTGCGCTAACACCGGCTTTCGCCTGCATATTATCGAACCGATGGGTTTTACCTGGGATGATAAGCGCCTGCGCCGGGCCGGGCTGGATTACCACGAATTTGCGGCTGTGCAGCGCCATGCTGATTACGCAGCGTTTATTGCCGCCGCACAGCCGCAACGCCTGTTTGCGCTCACCACCAAAGGCACGCCTGCGCACAGCGCTGTCAGTTTTCAGGATGGGGATTATTTGATGTTTGGCCCGGAAACCCGCGGCCTGCCCGCGACCATTCTTGATGCGCTGCCGCCGGAGCAGAAGATCCGTATTCCGATGATGCCGGACAGCCGCAGCATGAATCTGTCAAATGCGGTGTCAGTGGTGGTGTATGAAGCCTGGCGCCAGCTCGGTTATTCCGGCGCGGTGTTGCGCAGCTGATGAGGTAGTTGGTGTGGAATTGCCGGATGGCGCTGCGCTTATCCGGCCTACGGGTAGTATGGCAAATGCATCAACCTACCGCGCTTTCTGGCGAGTAAAATAGCCAGAAATTAGATGCCGTCGCCGTATTCAAACCCGTTATTAACACCATTAAAGTGCTGATCCATATCCATCGCCGGTTTATCGCTTTCGGGTTTACCGACGATACGCGCCGGAACGCCTGCGGCGGTGGTATGCGGCGGCACCGGTTGTAACACCACGGAGCCCGCGCCGATTTTCGCGCCGCGACCCACTTCAATATTGCCGAGGATCTTCGCCCCGGCGCCAATCATCACACCTTCGCGGATTTTCGGATGGCGATCGCCGCTGGTTTTGCCGGTCCCGCCAAGGGTGACCGACTGGAGAATCGACACGTCATCTTCAATAACAGCGGTTTCACCCACCACAATGCCGGTGGCGTGGTCGAGCATGATGCCGCGACCGATTGTCGCCGCCGGGTGAATATCCACCTGGAAGCTGACCGACACCTGGTTTTGCAGAAAAATCGCCAGCGCCTGGCGGCCTTGATACCACAGCCAATGACCAATGCGGTAAGCCTGCAATGCGTGGAAGCCTTTCAGATAGAGCAGTGGCGTCGAGTATTTATCTACCGCCGGGTCACGCGTGCGCACGGCCTGGATATCACAAGCGGCAGACGCAATCATCTCCGGATCGGCCGCGTAGGCCTCTTCCACCACTTCACGAATGGCAATTGCGGGCATGATGGGCGAGGCCAGTTTGTTGGCCAGCATATAGCTCAGCGCGCTGCCAAGGTTTTCATGCTTGAGTAAGGTTGCGTGATAAAAACTGGCCAGCATGGGTTCACAGTCCGCCAACGCGCGGGCTTCGGCTTTGATATTGTTCCAGACCAGATCCAGTTCTTCACACGGCATTACATACTCCAGACGAAATAACAGGAAGGCTGGTCTTTGCCAGCCTCAACGTGATGTTTAAGAAATCCCCAGCGAACCGCCGGTTATTGCTCTTCCTTACGCGCACGGCCCAACAGGGTCAATGCTGCCTCGCGCGCATTTTTTCCGCAATACAATACCTGATAAATTTCCTCGGTTATTGGCATTTCGACACCAAACCGCTGCGCCAGGGCGCGCACTTCTTTGGTATTGCGGTAGCCTTCAACCACCTGACCAATCTTGTCCTGGGCACCTTGCACATCCATACCCTGACCCAGCATCATGCCGAAACGGCGATTGCGCGACTGGTTGTCGGTACAGGTCAGCACCAGATCGCCCAGGCCTGCCATGCCCATAAAGGTGGCAGGATCTGCACCGAGCGCCGCGCCAAGACGCGACATTTCCGTCAGGCCACGAGTGATTAACGCCGTGCGGGCATTTGCGCCAAAGCCGATACCGTCAGACATCCCCGCGCCAATCGCAATCACGTTTTTCACCGCGCCACCAAGCTGCACGCCGATGAAATCCGGGTTGCTATAGACACGGAAACTTTTGCCGCAGTGGAGAAGCTGCTGAAGATCTTCCGCAAATTGCGGATCGGTGGAAGCCAGCGAAATTGCCGTCGGCAGTCCCGCCGCCAGCTCTTTTGCGAATGTCGGGCCGGAAATCACCGCCAGCGGGATCGTCGGGCCTAAAATTTCACGCGCCACGTCCTGTAACAGACGCCCGGTTTCCGCCTCCAGCCCTTTTGTCGCCCAGACAATGCGCGCGTCATCACGCATCAGCGGTTTGATTTGCGACAGCACATCGCCAAAGACATGGCTGGGTACGACAACCAGAATGTTACGGCTGGCAGCCAGCGCACGGGCGAGATCGCTCTCAAGCTGGAGCGTGTCGGGAAAAGGCACATCGGGGAGAAACGCCACGTTGCAACGATCGTGTTGCAGCGTCGCGATATGTTTTGGGTCATGGCCCCACAGCACAACCGGGTGGCCATTTCTTGCCAGGGTGATGGCAAGAGCGGTGCCGTAAGAGCCGGCACCGATCACAGTCATTGCAGCATTAAGTGCGTTCATCAGGCATCCTGATGTTCTTCGGCACCTTCGCCAGTCTGCTGTTGCAGGTAGTTCATGAACAGCGCATCAAAGTTGACCGGTGCAAGGTTCAGTTGTGGGAAAGTACCGCGGGAAACCAGGCTGGTGATGCACTCGCGGGCATACGGGAACAGAATGTTCGGGCAGTATGCACCCAGGCAGTGCGCCATCTGCGTTCCTTCGATACCGTCGATGGAGAAGATACCGCCTTGCTGAACTTCGCACAGGAAGCCGGTTTCTTCGCCCAGAGAAGCGGTCACGGTAACGCGCAGAACCACTTCATAAACGCCTTCTGCCAGCTGTGTGGAGGCAGTATCCAGATCCAGTTTTACTTCTGGCTGCCACTCTTTCTGGAAAATATGTGGCGCATTCGGCGCTTCGAAAGAAATGTCTTTCGTATAGATACGCTGAATCTGAAAAGTCATTTCGGTGTTGTTTTGTTCGGACATAAGTGCATAACCCCTAAGTGTTGTAGTGCTTTAAAAGCATTAACGTAACAGCGGATCCAATCCGCCACGCGCATCCAGCGCATATAAATCGTCACAGCCACCAATGTGCTGCGCATCAATAAAAATCTGCGGAACCGTGGTACGGCCACTACGTTGAATCATCTCTTCACGTTTTACCATGTCGCCATCGATTGGCAGCTCAGCAAAATCAACGCCTTTGCTGGTGAGCAGCGCTTTTGCGCGATGGCAAAACGGACAGGTTGCTTTAGTGTAGATTTCGATATTGGCCATAACTCTTCTCCCATTTCACCCTGTGGGCCGCAGCCCACCGGGAAAATTATTTACCGCGAACTAACGGCAGATTTTCGCCGACCCAGCCAGAGATACCCTCTTTGAGCACGAAGACTTTCTCAAAACCCGCTTTCACCAGCTCATTTGCCGGGGTCTGCGCCTGCATGCCGGTACCATCAACAACGATAATCGGCGCGCTTTTACGTTTTTCAAGCTCACCTACATTATTGGCTTTGATCTCGCCTGGCAGCAAATTCACAGAGCCTGCGATATGACCTTTACGGAAATCATCACGCTGACGTAAGTCCACAACCACCGCATCTTCTTTGTTGATAAGGTGAGTGGCCTGGCCGCGAGAAATCACTTTCACTTTCGACGCCATGCCTTTGAAAGTAGTGAATAATACCGCGCCGAACAACGCAATCCAGCCGATACAGAGTATCGGGTTGCGTCCAATAAATTGCATAATTTCTTGCATCTGGGGTAACAACTCCCGACTAAGTGATTAAAAACCAGCAAGGAGTATACCTGCGCAGGGTGGCAAATACAGCCAGCGAGCACGACGGAATGCATTTTCTGCGGCGCGTTACGAAAAAAATGGATAAACCTGTGCAAAACACTCCCCTGCCTGGCCGCTTTCTTTGATCTTCTGCGGCTATTTGATCGATTCAGCTGTAGTAAAGTTACGCAAAATTTTTTGTCTTCAGAGCATGAGGTTGTCGCAATGTCGGTTTCTAAAAAACCTATGGTACTGGTGATTCTGGATGGCTATGGCTACCGTGAAGACCAGCAGGATAACGCAATTTTCAACGCAAAAACCCCGGTCATGGACCAACTGTGGGCCAACCGCCTGCATACCTTAATTGACGCATCTGGCCTTGAAGTCGGTCTGCCGGATCGCCAGATGGGTAACTCCGAAGTGGGGCACGTCAACCTGGGCGCAGGCCGTATTGTTTATCAGGATTTGACCCGCCTGGACGTTGAAATCAAAGAACGTACCTTCTTTACCAACCCGGTGCTGAGCGGCGCGGTTGATAAAGCCGTTGCCGCAGGCAAAGCCGTGCATATTATGGGCCTGCTCTCCGCAGGCGGCGTGCACAGCCATGAAGACCATATTATGGCAATGGTTGAACTGGCCGCCGATCGTGGTGCGGACAAAATCTATCTGCACGCGTTCCTCGACGGTCGCGATACACCGCCGCGCAGTGCAGAAGCCTCCCTGAAAAAATTTGAAGAGAAGTTTGCCGCATTAGGGAAAGGCCGCGTCGCGACTATTGTTGGTCGTTACTACGCTATGGATCGCGACAACCGTTGGGATCGCGTTGAGCAAGCGTATGATCTGATGACCCAGGCCAAAGGTGAGTTCACTTTTGATAGCGCAGTGGCGGGGTTGCAGGCGGCTTACGCGCGCGATGAAAATGACGAGTTCGTTAAAGCGACCGTGATCCGCGCGGCGGGCCAGGCCGATGCGGCAATGCAGGATGGCGACGCGCTGATTTTCATGAACTTCCGCGCCGACCGCGCTCGCGAAATCACCCGTGCATTTGTTAATGCCGATTTTGACGGTTTTGCACGTAAGAAAGTGGTTAATCTTGATTTCGTGATGCTGACTGAATACGCCGCCGATATCAAAACCGCCGTTGCCTACCCGCCGACATCTCTGGCGAACACGCTTGGTGAGTGGATGGCGAAGAAAAACCGCACCCAGTTGCGCATTTCCGAAACGGAAAAATATGCCCACGTGACGTTCTTCTTTAACGGCGGCGTTGAAGAGCCGTTCCCGGGCGAAGATCGCATTCTGATTAACTCACCGAAGGTCGCAACCTATGATTTGCAGCCGGAAATGAGCTCTGCCGAGCTAACTGAAAAACTGGTTGCAGCCATCACCAGCGGTAAATACGACACTATTATTTGTAACTACCCGAATGGTGATATGGTCGGCCACACCGGCGTATTTGATGCCGCCGTTGCCGCCGTTGAAGCGCTGGATAACTGCATTGCGCAAGTCACCAACGCTGTGGAATCCGTTGGCGGCCAGATGCTGATCACTGCCGACCACGGTAACGCAGAACAGATGCGCGACCCGGCGACCGGCCAGGCGCACACCGCGCACACCAACCTGCCGGTGCCGCTGATCTACGTGGGTGGCAAAGCAGTGAAAGCCGTTGCAGGCGGTAAACTTTCCGACATCGCGCCGACCATGCTGTCGCTGATGGGCGAGGAAATCCCGCAAGAGATGACTGGTAAGCCGCTGTTCATCGTGGAATAATCGCTCCCCATGAGGGGAAAGGCGATTTTTTCAATTACATGGGTCGGGCTCCGACCTCTACTTTGCGCCAGCGCACTCAGCGCTGGCGCATTGCTGTGCGCCATTCCCGCCCATGCGGATGACCGCGACCAGCTCAAATCTATTCAGGCCGATATCGCCGCCAAAGAGCGCGCGGTACGCCAGCAACAGCAGCAACGCGCGGGTCTGCTCGCTCAACTAAAAGCGCAGGAACAGGCCATCTCTGCCGCTGCCCGCCAACTGCATGAAACGCAAAAGACCCTCACTCAGCTCAATAAACAAATTGATGAGATGAACGCCTCGATAGCCAAACTGGAACGCCAGCGCGCAGCGCAGGAGCGCAACCTTGCCGCCCAGCTTGATGCTGCGTTTCGCCAGGGTGAGCACACCGGCATTCAGCTAATTTTAAGCGGTGAAGAGAGCCAACGCGGCCAGCGCTTACAGGCCTATTTCGGCTATCTCAACCAGGCACGACAGGAAACGATCGCCCAGTTGAAACAGACGCGCGAAGAGGTTGCCACGCAGAAAAGCGAGCTGGAAGAGAAGCAGAGCCAGCAACAAACGCTGCTGTATGAGCAAAAAGCGCAGCAGGCGAAGCTGGAACAGGCGCGCAGCGAGCGGCAAAAAACCCTTGCCGGGCTGGAGTCCTCCATTCAGCAGGGGCAGCAGCAGCTCAGTGAACTGCGCGCGAACGAATCCCGTTTGCGTGACCGCCTTGCGCGTGCGGAAGCCGCTGCAAAAGCCCGTGCCGAGCGCGAGGCTCGTGAAGCGCAGGCGGTGCGCGACCGCCAGAACGAAGCCAGCCGCAAAGGCACCACATATAAACCCACCGAAAGTGAACGCTCGCTAATGTCCCGCACCGGCGGGCTCGGTTCGCCATCGGGCAAAGCTTTCTGGCCGGTTCGCGGCCCGTTGCTGCATCGCTATGGCGAACAGTTGCAGGGTGAGCTACGTTGGAAAGGGATTGTTATCGGTGCGTCTGAAGGCAGCGAAGTCAAAGCTATCGCTGATGGGCGCGTCATTCTGGCCGACTGGCTGCAAGGTTATGGCCTGGTGGTGGTCGTTGAGCACGGCAAAGGCGATATGAGCCTGTATGGTTACAACCAAAGTGCCCTGGTCAGCGTCGGTGCGCAGGTGCGCGCGGGCCAACCGATAGCGCTCGTCGGGAGCAGTGGCGGTCAGGGCCGGCCTTCACTCTATTTCGAAATTCGCCGTCAGGGTCAGGCGGTCAATCCACAACCGTGGTTGGGAAGATAGGTTTGCTTCAATTTCGTCGTATCGTGTTCACCTTTGCCAGCCTGCTGGCGTTCTCCTTCCCGGTGTTTGCCGGCAAACTGGCCATCGTAATCGACGATTTTGGCTATCGTCCACAGACTGAAAACCAGGTGCTGGCCATGCCACAGGCGGTTTCCGTCGCGGTGCTGCCCAATGCCACACATGCACACGAAATGGCGACCAAAGCCCATAACAGCGGCCATGAAGT
The nucleotide sequence above comes from Kosakonia sp. H02. Encoded proteins:
- the trmL gene encoding tRNA (uridine(34)/cytosine(34)/5-carboxymethylaminomethyluridine(34)-2'-O)-methyltransferase TrmL, which codes for MLNIVLFEPEIPPNTGNIIRLCANTGFRLHIIEPMGFTWDDKRLRRAGLDYHEFAAVQRHADYAAFIAAAQPQRLFALTTKGTPAHSAVSFQDGDYLMFGPETRGLPATILDALPPEQKIRIPMMPDSRSMNLSNAVSVVVYEAWRQLGYSGAVLRS
- the cysE gene encoding serine O-acetyltransferase, yielding MPCEELDLVWNNIKAEARALADCEPMLASFYHATLLKHENLGSALSYMLANKLASPIMPAIAIREVVEEAYAADPEMIASAACDIQAVRTRDPAVDKYSTPLLYLKGFHALQAYRIGHWLWYQGRQALAIFLQNQVSVSFQVDIHPAATIGRGIMLDHATGIVVGETAVIEDDVSILQSVTLGGTGKTSGDRHPKIREGVMIGAGAKILGNIEVGRGAKIGAGSVVLQPVPPHTTAAGVPARIVGKPESDKPAMDMDQHFNGVNNGFEYGDGI
- the gpsA gene encoding NAD(P)H-dependent glycerol-3-phosphate dehydrogenase, which translates into the protein MNALNAAMTVIGAGSYGTALAITLARNGHPVVLWGHDPKHIATLQHDRCNVAFLPDVPFPDTLQLESDLARALAASRNILVVVPSHVFGDVLSQIKPLMRDDARIVWATKGLEAETGRLLQDVAREILGPTIPLAVISGPTFAKELAAGLPTAISLASTDPQFAEDLQQLLHCGKSFRVYSNPDFIGVQLGGAVKNVIAIGAGMSDGIGFGANARTALITRGLTEMSRLGAALGADPATFMGMAGLGDLVLTCTDNQSRNRRFGMMLGQGMDVQGAQDKIGQVVEGYRNTKEVRALAQRFGVEMPITEEIYQVLYCGKNAREAALTLLGRARKEEQ
- the secB gene encoding protein-export chaperone SecB, coding for MSEQNNTEMTFQIQRIYTKDISFEAPNAPHIFQKEWQPEVKLDLDTASTQLAEGVYEVVLRVTVTASLGEETGFLCEVQQGGIFSIDGIEGTQMAHCLGAYCPNILFPYARECITSLVSRGTFPQLNLAPVNFDALFMNYLQQQTGEGAEEHQDA
- the grxC gene encoding glutaredoxin 3, which encodes MANIEIYTKATCPFCHRAKALLTSKGVDFAELPIDGDMVKREEMIQRSGRTTVPQIFIDAQHIGGCDDLYALDARGGLDPLLR
- a CDS encoding rhodanese-like domain-containing protein; this encodes MQEIMQFIGRNPILCIGWIALFGAVLFTTFKGMASKVKVISRGQATHLINKEDAVVVDLRQRDDFRKGHIAGSVNLLPGEIKANNVGELEKRKSAPIIVVDGTGMQAQTPANELVKAGFEKVFVLKEGISGWVGENLPLVRGK
- the gpmM gene encoding 2,3-bisphosphoglycerate-independent phosphoglycerate mutase, whose amino-acid sequence is MSVSKKPMVLVILDGYGYREDQQDNAIFNAKTPVMDQLWANRLHTLIDASGLEVGLPDRQMGNSEVGHVNLGAGRIVYQDLTRLDVEIKERTFFTNPVLSGAVDKAVAAGKAVHIMGLLSAGGVHSHEDHIMAMVELAADRGADKIYLHAFLDGRDTPPRSAEASLKKFEEKFAALGKGRVATIVGRYYAMDRDNRWDRVEQAYDLMTQAKGEFTFDSAVAGLQAAYARDENDEFVKATVIRAAGQADAAMQDGDALIFMNFRADRAREITRAFVNADFDGFARKKVVNLDFVMLTEYAADIKTAVAYPPTSLANTLGEWMAKKNRTQLRISETEKYAHVTFFFNGGVEEPFPGEDRILINSPKVATYDLQPEMSSAELTEKLVAAITSGKYDTIICNYPNGDMVGHTGVFDAAVAAVEALDNCIAQVTNAVESVGGQMLITADHGNAEQMRDPATGQAHTAHTNLPVPLIYVGGKAVKAVAGGKLSDIAPTMLSLMGEEIPQEMTGKPLFIVE
- the envC gene encoding murein hydrolase activator EnvC, translating into MRGKAIFSITWVGLRPLLCASALSAGALLCAIPAHADDRDQLKSIQADIAAKERAVRQQQQQRAGLLAQLKAQEQAISAAARQLHETQKTLTQLNKQIDEMNASIAKLERQRAAQERNLAAQLDAAFRQGEHTGIQLILSGEESQRGQRLQAYFGYLNQARQETIAQLKQTREEVATQKSELEEKQSQQQTLLYEQKAQQAKLEQARSERQKTLAGLESSIQQGQQQLSELRANESRLRDRLARAEAAAKARAEREAREAQAVRDRQNEASRKGTTYKPTESERSLMSRTGGLGSPSGKAFWPVRGPLLHRYGEQLQGELRWKGIVIGASEGSEVKAIADGRVILADWLQGYGLVVVVEHGKGDMSLYGYNQSALVSVGAQVRAGQPIALVGSSGGQGRPSLYFEIRRQGQAVNPQPWLGR